From the genome of Streptomyces sp. V1I1, one region includes:
- a CDS encoding chaplin, which translates to MIKKVVAAAAATGGLVLASAGVAMADAGAQGAAVNSPGVLSGNVIQAPLHVPVNACGNTVSVIGLLNPTFGNTCENS; encoded by the coding sequence ATGATCAAGAAGGTCGTCGCTGCTGCGGCTGCCACTGGCGGTCTGGTGCTCGCGAGTGCGGGCGTTGCCATGGCCGACGCGGGTGCCCAGGGTGCCGCTGTGAACTCCCCCGGTGTGCTCTCCGGCAACGTCATCCAGGCGCCCCTCCACGTGCCGGTGAACGCGTGTGGCAACACGGTCTCCGTGATCGGGCTGCTGAACCCCACCTTCGGCAACACCTGCGAGAACTCGTGA
- a CDS encoding M20/M25/M40 family metallo-hydrolase codes for MSESNRADKSKPVTGEDEVVDLCRELIRIDTSNYGDHSGPGERAAAEYVAEKLAEVGLEPQIFESHKGRASTVARIEGEDPSRPALLIHGHTDVVPANADDWTHHPFSGEIADGCVWGRGAVDMKDMDAMTLAVVRDRLRSGRKPPRDIVLAFLADEEAGGTYGARHLVDKHPDLFEGVTEAIGEVGGFSFTVNENLRLYLVETAQKGMHWMRLTVDGTAGHGSMTNNDNAITELCEAVGRLGRHKWPVRMTKTVRSFLDELSDALGTPLDPEDMDATLAKLGGIAKMIGATLRNSAAPTMLGAGYKVNVIPGQATAHVDGRFLPGYEDEFLADLDRLLGPRVKREDVHGDKALETSFDGDLVDAMQIALKAEDPIARAVPYMLSGGTDAKSFDDLGIRCFGFAPLKLPPELDFAGMFHGVDERVPVDGLKFGVRVLDRFLDRC; via the coding sequence GTGAGCGAGTCGAACAGGGCAGACAAGTCCAAGCCCGTGACGGGCGAGGACGAGGTCGTCGACCTCTGTCGTGAGCTGATCCGGATCGACACGAGCAACTACGGCGACCACTCGGGTCCGGGGGAGCGGGCCGCCGCGGAGTACGTCGCGGAGAAGCTCGCCGAGGTCGGGCTCGAACCGCAGATCTTCGAATCCCACAAGGGACGCGCCTCCACCGTCGCCCGGATCGAGGGGGAGGACCCGTCCAGGCCGGCGCTGCTCATCCATGGGCACACCGACGTCGTACCGGCGAACGCCGACGACTGGACGCACCACCCCTTCTCCGGCGAGATCGCTGACGGCTGCGTGTGGGGCCGGGGCGCCGTCGACATGAAGGACATGGACGCGATGACCCTCGCGGTCGTACGCGACAGGCTGCGCAGCGGCCGAAAGCCCCCTCGCGACATCGTGCTGGCCTTCCTCGCCGACGAGGAGGCCGGCGGTACCTACGGCGCGCGGCATCTGGTCGACAAGCACCCGGATCTCTTCGAGGGCGTCACCGAGGCCATCGGCGAGGTCGGCGGCTTCTCCTTCACCGTCAACGAGAACCTGCGGCTCTATCTCGTCGAGACGGCGCAGAAGGGCATGCACTGGATGCGCCTCACCGTCGACGGCACCGCCGGGCACGGCTCGATGACCAACAACGACAACGCCATCACCGAGCTCTGCGAGGCCGTCGGCCGTCTCGGCCGCCACAAGTGGCCGGTCAGGATGACCAAGACCGTACGGTCCTTCCTGGACGAGCTCTCCGACGCGCTCGGTACGCCGCTCGACCCTGAGGACATGGACGCCACGCTCGCCAAGCTCGGCGGCATCGCGAAGATGATCGGCGCGACCCTGCGCAACTCCGCGGCCCCCACCATGCTCGGCGCCGGCTACAAGGTGAACGTCATCCCCGGGCAGGCGACCGCGCACGTCGACGGGCGCTTCCTGCCCGGGTACGAGGACGAGTTCCTGGCCGACCTCGACCGGCTGCTCGGCCCGCGCGTCAAGCGGGAGGACGTGCACGGCGACAAGGCCCTGGAGACCAGCTTCGACGGTGACCTCGTCGACGCGATGCAGATCGCGCTCAAGGCGGAGGACCCGATCGCCCGGGCCGTCCCGTACATGCTCTCCGGCGGCACCGACGCCAAGTCCTTCGACGACCTGGGCATCCGCTGCTTCGGCTTCGCGCCGCTCAAACTGCCGCCGGAGCTGGACTTCGCGGGAATGTTCCACGGGGTGGACGAGCGAGTGCCGGTCGACGGGCTGAAGTTCGGTGTACGGGTGCTTGACCGATTCCTGGACCGGTGCTGA